The following proteins come from a genomic window of Heyndrickxia acidicola:
- a CDS encoding SDR family NAD(P)-dependent oxidoreductase, whose amino-acid sequence MNLGLKDKTALVTGGSKGIGKAIAVAFAKEGTNVVICGRGEEALKETAAEIEKLGGNVLAVQADLTKQSDVEHLVSSAIDRFKSIDILVNNAGIASGFDDFETLDIEAWQHIFDVNVFGTVRVTKAVIPFMKKAGFGRIINISSESGLQPDSFMPHYNASKAAIINFSKSLSKAYAAQGILVNTVSPAFIMTPMLENLLKDNAKQLNITYEEATQQFLRENRPHVEVKRPGTVDEAASAVVYLASEQASFINGVNLRVDGGSVASI is encoded by the coding sequence GTGAACCTGGGATTAAAAGATAAAACGGCACTCGTGACAGGCGGCAGTAAAGGTATTGGAAAAGCAATTGCCGTCGCGTTTGCCAAGGAAGGCACCAATGTTGTAATTTGTGGCCGTGGTGAAGAAGCATTAAAAGAAACAGCAGCGGAAATTGAAAAGCTGGGAGGCAATGTGCTTGCTGTTCAGGCGGATTTAACGAAACAATCTGATGTAGAACATCTGGTCTCCTCTGCAATCGACCGCTTCAAATCAATCGATATACTCGTAAATAATGCAGGAATAGCCAGTGGATTTGATGATTTTGAAACATTGGATATAGAGGCGTGGCAGCATATATTTGATGTGAATGTATTTGGGACTGTCCGCGTAACCAAAGCAGTTATCCCTTTTATGAAAAAAGCCGGATTTGGACGCATCATTAATATTTCATCGGAATCAGGGCTTCAGCCTGATTCGTTTATGCCTCATTATAATGCTTCAAAAGCTGCAATTATCAATTTTTCAAAGAGCTTATCAAAGGCGTATGCCGCACAGGGAATTCTGGTGAATACTGTGTCACCAGCATTTATCATGACACCAATGCTGGAAAATCTATTAAAAGATAATGCGAAGCAGCTGAATATAACCTATGAAGAAGCGACTCAACAATTTTTAAGGGAAAACCGTCCACATGTCGAAGTAAAACGGCCTGGAACAGTTGATGAAGCAGCGTCTGCTGTTGTTTATCTTGCTTCTGAACAGGCTTCCTTTATTAATGGTGTAAACCTTCGGGTAGATGGCGGTTCGGTTGCGAGTATATAA
- a CDS encoding diguanylate cyclase domain-containing protein, producing MRTIKANFNFPHVKQIKCSFGVTEYKKGNTKQSLLSQADKALYISKENGRNQVSVI from the coding sequence ATCAGAACTATTAAAGCAAACTTTAACTTCCCGCATGTCAAACAAATCAAATGCAGTTTTGGTGTTACAGAATATAAAAAGGGTAACACGAAGCAATCTTTACTATCTCAGGCAGATAAAGCTTTATACATATCTAAAGAAAACGGGCGGAATCAGGTAAGTGTAATCTAA
- a CDS encoding iron-containing alcohol dehydrogenase codes for MTVSKLVFTPLSYTGWGSLEQLLPEVEKYSPRKILLVTDPFLKEIGLTERVTAPLTEQGYEVTVYTEVVPEPPLAVGEKLVAFTREGKFEMVIGLGGGSAMDLAKLAAVLAGNEGPAADYLNLSGSKKVEEKGLPKILIPTTAGTGSEVTNISVLSLESTKDVVTHDYLLADVAIVDPELTVSVPPRVTAATGVDALTHAVEAYLSVNASPVSDGLALQAIRLISRSLRTAVENGNDKQARIDMSNGSYIAGLAFFNAGVAGVHALAYPLGGQFHIAHGESNAVLLPYVMGYIRKSCTKRMADVLNALGGNSLYLSEEEASYKCVEELTRLVKDVGIPQTLAGFNIPESALESLTQDGVQQKRLLARSPLPLLEEDIRKIYQSAFNGVVTE; via the coding sequence ATGACGGTTTCAAAATTAGTTTTTACACCTTTAAGCTATACAGGATGGGGCTCTTTAGAGCAGCTTTTACCTGAAGTGGAAAAATACTCACCAAGGAAAATTCTTTTGGTCACCGATCCCTTCCTAAAAGAGATAGGTTTAACGGAACGGGTAACCGCTCCTCTTACAGAACAGGGCTATGAAGTTACCGTATACACAGAGGTTGTACCGGAGCCGCCACTCGCAGTAGGGGAAAAACTTGTTGCGTTCACACGTGAAGGGAAATTTGAAATGGTGATCGGACTTGGCGGTGGAAGTGCGATGGATCTCGCGAAGCTAGCAGCAGTGTTGGCGGGAAATGAAGGTCCAGCAGCCGATTATTTAAACTTATCAGGTTCAAAAAAAGTGGAGGAAAAAGGATTGCCCAAAATACTGATCCCTACCACTGCGGGTACTGGTTCTGAGGTTACGAATATTTCCGTTCTTTCATTGGAGTCGACAAAAGATGTGGTGACCCATGATTATCTTTTGGCAGACGTAGCGATTGTCGATCCGGAATTGACTGTTTCTGTCCCGCCAAGAGTAACGGCAGCAACAGGAGTGGATGCATTAACCCACGCCGTTGAAGCTTATTTATCCGTGAATGCAAGCCCGGTATCAGATGGTTTAGCTCTTCAAGCCATTCGTTTAATCTCACGTTCATTGAGGACAGCGGTCGAGAATGGAAATGATAAACAGGCTCGTATCGATATGAGTAATGGCAGTTACATTGCCGGCTTGGCTTTTTTTAACGCTGGAGTAGCAGGTGTGCATGCATTGGCCTATCCTTTAGGCGGCCAGTTCCATATTGCCCATGGTGAATCGAATGCGGTATTACTCCCCTATGTAATGGGCTATATTCGTAAAAGCTGTACAAAAAGAATGGCCGATGTTCTAAACGCACTCGGGGGAAATTCTCTCTATCTATCAGAAGAAGAGGCTTCTTACAAGTGTGTGGAAGAACTGACAAGACTCGTTAAGGATGTAGGCATCCCACAAACATTAGCTGGTTTTAATATCCCTGAATCGGCTTTAGAAAGCTTAACTCAAGATGGTGTACAACAAAAAAGATTATTGGCCCGCAGCCCTTTACCATTGTTAGAAGAGGATATAAGAAAGATTTATCAATCGGCCTTTAATGGGGTAGTCACTGAATAA
- the ahlS gene encoding AhlS family quorum-quenching N-acyl homoserine lactonase: protein MSNIIKPNPKLYVMDNGRMKMDKNWMIAMHNPATIHHPNVPNEFVEFPVYTVLIDHPEGKILFDTACNPNSMGPNGRWGEMTQQMFPINMGEECYLHSRLEQLKVRPEDIKYVVASHLHLDHAGCLELFTNATIIVHEDELNGTLQSYARNQKDGAYIWADIDAWIKNNLQWKTIKRTEDNLVLADGIKILNFGSGHAWGMIGLHIDMPETGGIILASDAVYTAESFGPPIKPPGIIYDSLGYANAVEKIRRIAKETNSQVWFGHDAEQFKHFRKSTEGYYE from the coding sequence ATGTCAAACATTATTAAACCGAATCCTAAGCTATATGTAATGGACAATGGCCGCATGAAAATGGATAAAAACTGGATGATTGCCATGCATAACCCTGCAACGATCCATCATCCCAATGTACCAAATGAATTTGTTGAATTTCCGGTTTACACCGTCCTAATCGACCATCCGGAAGGAAAAATTCTTTTTGATACCGCCTGCAATCCAAATTCCATGGGGCCGAATGGCCGCTGGGGTGAAATGACTCAGCAAATGTTCCCTATCAATATGGGAGAAGAGTGTTATCTTCACAGCCGTTTAGAGCAGCTGAAAGTAAGACCGGAAGATATTAAGTATGTTGTAGCCTCTCACCTTCATCTGGACCATGCCGGATGCCTGGAGCTGTTTACAAACGCAACCATCATTGTACATGAAGATGAGCTTAATGGGACACTTCAATCCTATGCCCGCAATCAAAAGGACGGGGCCTACATTTGGGCGGATATTGATGCTTGGATTAAAAATAACCTTCAATGGAAAACCATTAAACGCACGGAAGATAACCTTGTTTTGGCTGATGGGATTAAGATTTTGAATTTTGGAAGCGGCCATGCATGGGGGATGATCGGGCTGCACATTGATATGCCGGAAACAGGCGGGATTATTTTGGCTTCAGATGCTGTTTATACGGCTGAAAGCTTTGGTCCGCCCATTAAACCGCCTGGCATCATCTATGACTCACTTGGATATGCAAATGCAGTAGAAAAGATCCGCAGAATAGCCAAAGAAACCAATTCACAGGTTTGGTTTGGCCATGATGCTGAGCAGTTCAAACATTTCCGTAAGTCAACGGAAGGATATTACGAATAA
- a CDS encoding aldehyde dehydrogenase family protein has translation METKGLYINGKWVMKERTYPLYSPYSGDCVAAISMAGEEDVKEAIAGAHEAFRTMKEMPAHKRADILFRVAQILRERREDLAQILVKEAGKPIRTARGEIERTIVTYQFAAEEAKRIYGETIPMDAAPGGEKRLGFTWREPLGVVVAISPFNFPFNLVAHKLGPAFAAGNAVVLKPAEQTPLSACVMAEIFQEAGLPDGALQVVTGSGRELSDALIKDERVKKVTFTGSGTVGKLIKEKAGLRKVTLELGSNSGLIIEPDVPLDKIIPRCVEGAFAFAGQVCISLQRIYVHESIYQEFSESFIQEAKKLKIGDPMEEATDISAMISSREVERIESWVNEAVQQGAKVGLGGNREGSIFSPTVLLNVTSDMTVSCQETFAPVVSIVPYQNLDEAIHMVNDSVYGLNVGIYTQNINNAFYASRKLESGGVVVNDIPTFRLDHMPYGGVKESGYGREGIKYAVQEMTELKFITIKTEF, from the coding sequence ATGGAGACAAAAGGTTTATATATTAATGGGAAATGGGTCATGAAAGAAAGAACATACCCTCTTTACTCGCCATATAGCGGAGACTGTGTTGCTGCTATTAGTATGGCTGGTGAGGAAGATGTGAAAGAGGCGATTGCGGGTGCACATGAAGCTTTTCGAACCATGAAAGAAATGCCAGCTCATAAACGCGCAGACATTTTATTTAGGGTGGCACAAATTCTGCGGGAAAGAAGGGAAGATTTAGCTCAGATTCTAGTGAAAGAGGCAGGAAAGCCTATCCGTACAGCTAGAGGAGAAATAGAGCGTACCATTGTTACCTATCAATTTGCTGCAGAGGAAGCGAAACGAATATATGGGGAAACGATTCCGATGGATGCAGCTCCTGGCGGCGAAAAAAGGCTGGGTTTTACATGGAGAGAGCCGCTGGGTGTAGTAGTTGCGATAAGTCCTTTTAATTTTCCGTTTAACCTTGTTGCCCACAAATTGGGGCCAGCATTTGCTGCAGGGAATGCCGTTGTGTTAAAGCCGGCGGAACAAACCCCTTTAAGTGCCTGTGTAATGGCTGAAATCTTTCAAGAGGCAGGCCTTCCTGATGGGGCACTGCAGGTAGTGACTGGAAGTGGAAGAGAACTTAGCGACGCTCTTATCAAGGACGAAAGAGTGAAGAAAGTCACGTTCACAGGCAGTGGTACAGTAGGTAAGCTGATAAAAGAAAAAGCTGGTTTACGGAAAGTAACGTTAGAGCTGGGTTCTAACTCGGGATTAATTATCGAACCGGACGTTCCTTTGGACAAGATCATACCTAGATGTGTGGAAGGGGCATTTGCTTTTGCAGGTCAGGTGTGTATCTCATTACAGCGTATTTATGTCCATGAATCAATCTATCAAGAGTTTAGTGAAAGCTTTATTCAAGAAGCAAAAAAATTAAAAATCGGCGACCCGATGGAAGAAGCAACAGATATCAGTGCGATGATTAGCAGCCGGGAAGTGGAAAGAATTGAATCCTGGGTGAATGAAGCAGTACAACAAGGAGCGAAGGTAGGGTTAGGCGGTAACCGGGAAGGATCCATTTTCTCACCGACCGTTTTGTTGAATGTTACAAGTGACATGACCGTTTCATGCCAGGAAACATTTGCACCAGTCGTATCGATCGTTCCATATCAGAACCTGGATGAAGCCATTCATATGGTGAATGATTCTGTGTATGGATTAAACGTGGGAATCTATACCCAGAATATCAACAATGCTTTCTATGCATCTAGAAAACTAGAATCTGGCGGAGTGGTTGTAAATGACATTCCTACTTTCAGATTGGATCATATGCCATATGGCGGAGTGAAAGAAAGTGGTTACGGCCGCGAAGGAATAAAATATGCAGTTCAAGAAATGACGGAATTGAAATTTATTACAATAAAAACGGAATTCTAG
- a CDS encoding sigma 54-interacting transcriptional regulator, translated as MEKSIAADQLLESIISSMTNGVIVVDLNKKVLKMNSSAKRMLNIRTDEYMGKDMDEFIPNSGLYRDLDNEQSVTGVRIEISNLSCLLDRTPLYQDGKLIGAVCMIQDISQMEHFHSLFKQMEKIIEFSTDGIYVVDQESKTIFVNSAYEEITGYKREELIGHQMADLIHNEYFDQSVSLFVLEDKKRISILQKIGKQEKDVIATGSPVFDEAGNIQMVVTSVRDISRLNELSNELKKAKSFSEMSQNRYTFSAEGSDEKVIFQSMQMKEIIYKVKQIASFPTSILLSGPSGAGKEVIANLIHQESDRKDMPFIKVNCGAIPEQLLESELFGYEKGAFTGARQDGKIGLLELADKGTVLLDEIGELPLALQVKLLRVLQEKQIQRLGSSKVKQMDIRIISATNKDLTKLVKQGLFREDLYYRLQVVELRIPPLNERLEDIDVLLTHFFSYFCKLYNIEKHLSPETKNILQSYHWPGNVRELRNLVENMIVSVPSLYIKPSDLPPHFSTHSQPDSSLSLKQQVEQFEKKIIMDTLEKRTSLRKAAVHLGIDHSTLIKKLKKWNISIQK; from the coding sequence ATGGAAAAATCGATCGCTGCGGATCAACTTTTAGAAAGTATCATTTCTTCTATGACAAATGGCGTCATTGTGGTTGACCTTAACAAAAAAGTGCTGAAAATGAATTCTTCTGCCAAGAGGATGTTGAATATCCGTACTGATGAATATATGGGAAAGGATATGGATGAGTTCATTCCAAATTCAGGGCTTTATAGAGATTTAGATAATGAACAAAGCGTAACAGGAGTAAGAATAGAGATTTCAAATCTATCATGTCTACTGGATCGTACACCCTTGTATCAGGATGGAAAATTAATTGGGGCTGTATGTATGATTCAAGATATATCACAAATGGAACATTTCCACTCTCTTTTTAAACAGATGGAGAAAATAATCGAATTTTCCACCGACGGCATCTATGTTGTAGATCAGGAGAGTAAAACCATTTTCGTTAACTCTGCCTATGAAGAAATCACAGGATATAAACGAGAAGAGCTTATTGGCCACCAGATGGCTGATTTAATCCATAATGAATATTTTGATCAATCGGTCTCTTTATTTGTCTTAGAGGATAAAAAACGTATTTCCATTCTTCAAAAAATAGGCAAGCAAGAAAAGGATGTCATCGCAACTGGAAGTCCTGTTTTCGATGAAGCCGGGAACATCCAAATGGTTGTTACGAGTGTTCGTGATATTTCTCGCTTAAATGAACTTTCGAATGAATTGAAAAAAGCGAAAAGTTTTTCGGAAATGAGTCAAAACCGTTATACGTTTTCTGCGGAAGGTTCGGATGAAAAAGTTATTTTTCAAAGTATGCAAATGAAAGAGATCATCTACAAAGTAAAACAAATCGCTTCATTCCCTACAAGTATTCTCCTATCCGGTCCATCTGGAGCAGGAAAAGAAGTAATTGCCAATTTAATTCATCAAGAAAGTGATCGGAAAGACATGCCATTTATAAAAGTAAACTGTGGCGCCATACCTGAACAACTGCTGGAGTCTGAATTATTTGGGTATGAAAAAGGAGCCTTTACAGGGGCGCGTCAGGATGGAAAAATAGGATTGTTAGAATTAGCAGATAAAGGCACAGTCCTGCTTGACGAAATCGGAGAATTACCACTTGCCCTTCAAGTCAAATTACTAAGGGTTCTACAAGAAAAGCAGATTCAAAGATTGGGAAGCAGCAAAGTGAAACAGATGGACATCCGCATCATTTCTGCCACAAATAAAGATTTAACAAAGCTGGTGAAACAAGGCTTATTCAGGGAGGATTTGTATTACCGTCTCCAGGTGGTTGAATTGCGTATCCCGCCATTAAATGAACGCCTAGAGGATATTGATGTTTTACTTACTCATTTCTTTTCTTATTTTTGTAAACTTTACAACATTGAAAAGCATCTTTCTCCTGAAACAAAAAATATCTTACAAAGTTACCACTGGCCGGGAAATGTAAGAGAATTAAGGAACTTAGTGGAAAACATGATTGTTTCTGTGCCTTCTCTTTATATCAAACCATCTGACCTTCCACCGCACTTTAGCACACATAGTCAACCAGATTCATCCCTTTCCCTGAAGCAGCAAGTCGAACAGTTTGAAAAGAAAATCATCATGGATACCCTTGAAAAGAGAACGTCTCTTAGAAAAGCCGCTGTGCATTTAGGGATTGATCACTCCACCCTAATTAAAAAATTGAAAAAGTGGAACATTTCTATACAGAAATAA
- a CDS encoding DUF2515 family protein, with protein sequence MEWNLNNVTRTRAYLNFYRDHPEVHWAFLGHMVSRNGGWNMTDLKGELLSRLLSNKEKRSYFSFLERGNWLIFQDAYPQFLLYHESLKRNIPLFFLFPFFNISIFMETIWNYFWKYQNKSILTIALIINEQNYLEKRVVQNPLYKNEVFNKLEFKLQDLLSFNHILFPYLENGELKLTGQTLHQFVSVHERILLGKRLYKVLFNNKEVLNNTEQWAISHPHTGSRKDYWPTIFNNVHEGTPGKQYQIHLKSCRLKPGARRIYSPSLENAWKHVKQVEAEKGDWFGDLQVMDYFLELDEPINGEIQNEYCKTLERIELAALAKKAISFLH encoded by the coding sequence ATGGAATGGAATCTAAATAATGTAACAAGAACAAGGGCCTATCTTAACTTCTACCGAGATCATCCAGAAGTTCATTGGGCCTTTTTAGGACATATGGTCTCCCGCAATGGCGGCTGGAACATGACAGATTTAAAAGGTGAACTCTTATCCAGATTATTATCGAACAAGGAAAAACGGTCCTATTTTTCTTTTTTAGAACGAGGAAATTGGCTCATTTTTCAAGATGCCTATCCACAATTTTTGCTTTACCACGAGAGCTTGAAACGAAACATACCATTATTTTTTCTTTTCCCTTTTTTTAATATATCAATCTTCATGGAAACCATTTGGAACTACTTTTGGAAGTATCAGAATAAGTCCATCCTTACAATCGCCCTTATTATTAATGAACAAAACTATCTAGAAAAAAGAGTTGTTCAAAATCCACTTTATAAAAACGAGGTCTTCAATAAGCTGGAGTTTAAACTTCAAGACCTCCTGTCCTTTAATCACATTCTATTTCCATACCTGGAGAACGGAGAATTAAAGTTAACGGGACAAACGCTTCATCAATTTGTTTCCGTACATGAACGAATTTTATTAGGAAAGAGATTGTATAAAGTCCTTTTTAATAACAAGGAGGTTTTAAATAATACGGAACAGTGGGCAATTAGCCACCCGCATACTGGCTCAAGAAAGGATTATTGGCCTACTATTTTCAACAACGTTCATGAAGGAACACCCGGAAAACAGTACCAAATTCATTTAAAATCATGTCGTCTAAAGCCGGGAGCAAGAAGGATTTATAGCCCCAGCCTTGAAAACGCATGGAAACATGTTAAACAGGTGGAAGCAGAAAAAGGAGATTGGTTTGGAGACTTGCAAGTAATGGATTATTTTTTAGAATTAGATGAACCAATCAATGGGGAGATACAAAATGAGTACTGCAAAACACTTGAAAGAATCGAACTTGCAGCCCTTGCGAAAAAGGCAATTTCTTTTCTGCATTAA
- a CDS encoding CBO0543 family protein, which translates to MSTAKHLKESNLQPLRKRQFLFCIKNYIPTILLSSLLGTYLDLLFVGKHLYFFPIRPFPSVFSINILFTLVGLPMLMVIYLFLMQKWRNWAKAILVIFISLGMTVIERMAEEFGFFVHTNYWSHLYSFVGYCLFLLIVYTFHMWLKKKMV; encoded by the coding sequence ATGAGTACTGCAAAACACTTGAAAGAATCGAACTTGCAGCCCTTGCGAAAAAGGCAATTTCTTTTCTGCATTAAAAACTATATACCAACCATATTACTTTCTTCCTTACTTGGAACCTATTTAGATCTTTTATTTGTCGGAAAGCATTTATACTTTTTTCCGATTCGACCGTTCCCATCTGTTTTTTCTATTAATATTCTATTTACGTTGGTTGGCTTACCCATGTTAATGGTTATATATTTATTTTTAATGCAAAAATGGAGGAATTGGGCAAAGGCCATCTTAGTCATTTTTATAAGTTTAGGAATGACAGTAATAGAGAGAATGGCTGAGGAATTTGGGTTCTTTGTGCATACCAATTATTGGAGCCATCTATATTCGTTTGTGGGTTATTGTCTATTCTTATTAATTGTATACACATTCCATATGTGGTTAAAAAAGAAAATGGTTTGA
- a CDS encoding PQQ-dependent sugar dehydrogenase yields MVKVRLQPIVSRINLPTVIKTAVLPGDSMERIFIATQVGEIFYIGNGVRTFLDIRPRILKLGGSGGYDERGLLGLAFHPKFYYNGLFYLHYSVAGTQGPGALSEHFKPDPCDPATLNLRWTNRETQYDHIDTVEEWILQSNGQPQKRRTLLNITRPFLNHNGVNSLNFSPETGKLVFTNGDGGSGYDPFNLSQDLMEIAGKIIEIDVDKNTAIPNPPAVTRFHELPSPLQGMLTVMAKGVRNVSGISYQRIHNGYIKYVGNVGQDLAESIFSFIQYNPIPVTQLVQASLMNTEPDQEGFINFGWRAWEGAFPTSLIKGCSANTDLEEITTAYYHEAVTTSMTRLHPMASYFHKDSRPDKFGGTALTGVQPYLGNGIPELRGSVVFTDLAKQGESQNPARGVLAYTRGTAIGKLNDYNIIETDSPFGSQSAYYVSLGTNLDQTRLYIGVYGSMKVTDFNQGTIFEIVHGS; encoded by the coding sequence ATGGTAAAAGTGAGATTACAGCCAATTGTCAGCAGAATAAATTTACCCACTGTGATAAAAACAGCCGTTCTGCCCGGTGACTCAATGGAACGAATATTTATTGCAACCCAAGTAGGAGAGATTTTTTACATAGGAAACGGGGTAAGGACGTTTTTAGATATTCGACCGCGCATTTTAAAACTAGGAGGATCTGGCGGGTATGATGAACGGGGGCTTTTGGGACTGGCGTTTCATCCAAAATTTTATTATAACGGCCTGTTTTATCTACACTATTCTGTAGCAGGAACCCAAGGTCCAGGGGCACTTTCTGAACATTTCAAGCCAGACCCGTGTGATCCCGCAACCTTAAACCTGAGGTGGACCAATAGAGAAACTCAATACGATCATATTGATACCGTTGAAGAATGGATTCTGCAATCAAATGGCCAGCCTCAAAAACGCCGCACACTGCTTAACATAACAAGGCCATTTTTAAACCATAATGGTGTCAACAGCTTAAATTTTTCACCCGAAACTGGGAAGCTTGTTTTTACAAATGGAGATGGAGGATCAGGTTATGATCCATTTAATTTAAGCCAGGATCTTATGGAAATAGCCGGGAAAATCATTGAAATTGACGTAGATAAAAATACAGCTATTCCTAATCCCCCTGCAGTCACACGTTTTCATGAACTTCCCTCCCCTCTTCAAGGAATGCTGACGGTAATGGCTAAAGGAGTTCGCAATGTATCAGGCATCTCTTATCAAAGAATTCATAATGGCTATATTAAATATGTTGGAAATGTCGGACAGGATTTGGCAGAATCCATTTTTTCATTCATTCAATATAATCCCATACCAGTAACACAGCTAGTCCAAGCTTCTTTAATGAATACGGAACCTGACCAAGAAGGATTCATTAACTTTGGCTGGCGAGCGTGGGAAGGTGCTTTTCCTACTTCACTCATAAAAGGCTGCTCTGCAAACACAGATTTGGAAGAGATAACAACGGCTTACTATCATGAAGCGGTAACAACATCAATGACACGCCTTCATCCAATGGCAAGCTATTTTCATAAGGATTCCCGCCCTGATAAGTTTGGAGGAACTGCCCTTACAGGCGTCCAGCCATATCTGGGGAATGGAATCCCCGAGTTAAGGGGAAGCGTAGTGTTTACCGATCTTGCGAAACAAGGAGAATCTCAGAACCCGGCCAGAGGTGTTTTAGCTTATACAAGGGGAACAGCAATTGGGAAATTAAATGATTATAATATAATTGAAACAGACAGTCCTTTTGGCTCCCAGTCCGCTTACTACGTTAGCTTGGGAACCAATTTGGATCAAACCAGGCTTTATATAGGGGTTTATGGCTCTATGAAAGTTACTGATTTTAATCAAGGGACTATTTTTGAAATTGTACATGGATCATAA
- a CDS encoding substrate-binding domain-containing protein yields MKKTFAVALSVLVIGGMIAGCSSNSSSGSASGASKGSSSASSGKEIDMIISTLNNPFFVSLKNGAEAEAKKLGINLVIQNANNDNQTELNLAQTDILKKPAALVLDPVDSNAIVASINQANQAKIPVYAFDRLPTGGKLETFIGYDAINAGKTAADALAKALNEKGNVIEIQGIMGTNVAQDRSKGFEQEIAKYPNIKVVAKQPADFDRAKALNVMTNLIQAHSDVNGVYAANDEMAMGVVSALKARGMTQKVTVVGNDGIKDALDSITNGTMKATNAESPFYEGMQVADIAKDILDGKQVKSSTTLEGQLVTKANVDNYWKHLKEIGDPQD; encoded by the coding sequence ATGAAAAAGACATTTGCAGTAGCATTAAGTGTATTGGTAATAGGTGGCATGATTGCAGGCTGTAGTTCTAATTCATCTTCCGGAAGTGCAAGTGGTGCTTCAAAAGGGTCATCCTCAGCTTCATCTGGTAAAGAAATTGATATGATTATTAGCACCCTTAACAACCCTTTCTTTGTATCCCTGAAAAATGGTGCAGAAGCAGAAGCAAAAAAACTTGGCATTAATCTTGTGATTCAAAATGCTAATAACGATAATCAAACAGAGTTAAACCTGGCCCAAACGGATATTTTAAAAAAACCGGCAGCCTTGGTTCTCGACCCGGTAGACAGCAATGCTATTGTTGCATCTATAAATCAAGCAAACCAGGCAAAGATACCAGTTTATGCATTTGATCGATTGCCAACTGGCGGTAAATTGGAGACTTTTATTGGATATGACGCGATTAATGCTGGTAAAACGGCAGCTGACGCGTTAGCCAAAGCATTAAATGAAAAAGGAAATGTAATTGAAATACAAGGAATAATGGGAACGAATGTTGCACAAGACCGCAGCAAAGGCTTTGAACAGGAAATTGCTAAATATCCAAATATTAAAGTAGTTGCAAAACAACCCGCTGATTTTGACAGGGCAAAAGCACTTAACGTTATGACTAACCTTATTCAGGCACATTCTGATGTCAATGGTGTATATGCTGCAAATGATGAAATGGCAATGGGGGTCGTTTCGGCATTAAAAGCACGCGGTATGACTCAAAAAGTCACGGTTGTCGGGAATGATGGAATAAAGGATGCTCTTGATTCGATAACAAATGGAACAATGAAAGCCACAAATGCAGAGTCACCTTTTTATGAAGGAATGCAGGTTGCAGATATTGCAAAAGATATTCTAGATGGCAAGCAAGTAAAAAGCTCCACAACATTAGAAGGACAACTTGTAACAAAGGCAAATGTAGATAATTACTGGAAGCACCTAAAAGAAATTGGAGATCCACAAGACTAA